A single window of Nicotiana sylvestris chromosome 3, ASM39365v2, whole genome shotgun sequence DNA harbors:
- the LOC138888584 gene encoding uncharacterized protein produces MGTYTAREARMQQYLEKITEFLQSWQIKRITSTPYHPVGNGQEESKNKVIINNLKKRLEESKGNWSEVLPGVLWAYRTTAKISTEETPFSLVYEAEALIPVKIGEPSTRFTQATQESNNEEMRVNLNLLEILRSSCA; encoded by the exons atggggacttatacagccagggaagcaaggatgcagcaATACTTGGAAAAG atcacagaatttcttcaaagctggcaaattaaaaggattacgtcaacaccctatcatccggtgggtaatggacaggAAGAATCAAAAAACaaggtcattatcaacaatttaaagaaacgactagaggaatcaaaaggaaactggtctgaagtgttacctggagttttatgggcatatcgcacaactgcaaaaaTAAGTACAGAAGAAACACCGTTCTCATTGGTTTATGAagctgaggctttaattccagttaagataggggaaccaagtacacggttcacacaggcgacacaagaatctaataacgaggagatgcgggtcaacctaaATTTACTCGAAATTCTGAGGTCCtcttgtgcttga